GCGCAGCGCGGCGCGGTGGGAACCCGCCATGCGTTGGATCGCGTACGATCTGGGATTGGAGGAGGCCCAGCGAAGGGAGTTCGCCGCGGAATTCCCCGCCGGGGAACTCCGTCCGTTCGATTATTCGAAGTACCCGGCGTACTTCGACATCCGGGTGAACGCCGGGGAATTCGCCTGGAAACCGGTTATCTTTCACGAAGTGTTCCGCGAAGTCCGGGGATCGGTCTGCTGGTTCGACGCCGGGAACATTGTGACCGGGCCGCTGACCCTGCTGAAAAAAACCGTCCAGCGGTTCGGGTTTTACGCGCCCTACGCGAAGAACACGATTGCGGCCTGGACCCATCCGAAAACCCTGGAGTGGCTTCGGGTGGAAGAGTCGATCCGCTCCCGCCGCCCCCTGGCCGGGGGCAGCGTCGGCGCGAACTGGCGCTTCGGGAAGGTCCGGGAGTTCGTATCGAAGTGGGAGGAATGCGCGCTCGTCAAGGATTGCATCGCTCCCGCCGGATCGAACCGCTACAACCACCGCCAGGATTTGTCGGTCCTGTCGATCCTGGCGTACCGGCTCGGCCTTTCGATGTTCATGTCGTCCTTCCATTTGGGTTTTCTGTTCCAACAGGATGCCGATGAATAGACGGTCCTCTCCTCCGGAAAGAAGCCGGATGCCGGCAGCCTCAATGGTCCGTTCTGCGGAGGAAAAGCCGTTCGGCCCGTGCGTCCGGACAGAGGGAACTCCTTGAAGATCTCGCTGGTCACCCCGTCCTACAACCAAGGCCGTTTTTTAGAGGCCAGCCTGCGTTCGGTCCTCGGCCAGGATTATTCGGATCTGGAATATTTCGTCATGGACGGAGGATCCGCCGACGGCAGCGCGGACGTCATCCGGCGCTACGCCGAACGCCTGGCCGGCTGGCGCAGCCGCGCCGATGGCGGACAAATGGCGGCGGTCCAGGAGGGATTCGAGCGCTCCACCGGCGAGATCATGGGCTGGTTGAATTCCGACGACATGCTCACGCCGTGGGCGCTACGCGCGGCCGCTGAGGCGTTCACGCACTTCCCCGAGGTGCAGTGGATCACCAGCCTGTATCCGATGGTGATGAACGAAGACGGCCTGGTTGCCGGCGCGCGGCGGGTCGAGGGGTTTCACGCCGAGGCGTTCTACCGCGGCCGGAACGCGCCGTTCGATCCGTGGTTCTATACCTGCATGATCCAGCAGGAATCCACCTTCTGGCGGCGCGGGCTGTGGGAAAAGGCCGGTGGAAGGGTTGATGCCTCGTTCCGTGGGGCAGGAGATTTCGAGCTCTGGTCGCGGTTCTTCGAGCATGCCGAGCTGTATGCGCTCGGGGTGCCGCTGGGAATTTTCCGCTTCCAGAAGGAATCGTTCACCGCGCTGGAATGGCAGGG
The DNA window shown above is from Anaerolineales bacterium and carries:
- a CDS encoding DUF1647 domain-containing protein, producing MHRIRRSVEFGWKSWFLSGTAPRDPFVLVTGADRTHFKSLCNLLRSAARWEPAMRWIAYDLGLEEAQRREFAAEFPAGELRPFDYSKYPAYFDIRVNAGEFAWKPVIFHEVFREVRGSVCWFDAGNIVTGPLTLLKKTVQRFGFYAPYAKNTIAAWTHPKTLEWLRVEESIRSRRPLAGGSVGANWRFGKVREFVSKWEECALVKDCIAPAGSNRYNHRQDLSVLSILAYRLGLSMFMSSFHLGFLFQQDADE
- a CDS encoding glycosyltransferase — protein: MKISLVTPSYNQGRFLEASLRSVLGQDYSDLEYFVMDGGSADGSADVIRRYAERLAGWRSRADGGQMAAVQEGFERSTGEIMGWLNSDDMLTPWALRAAAEAFTHFPEVQWITSLYPMVMNEDGLVAGARRVEGFHAEAFYRGRNAPFDPWFYTCMIQQESTFWRRGLWEKAGGRVDASFRGAGDFELWSRFFEHAELYALGVPLGIFRFQKESFTALEWQGYMEECRRVMAKYGRKPPGKTELLARRVARELPDRVQPLTGLAYPVAHIVRSGGTNPFEIRRAWIV